From the Bacteroidia bacterium genome, one window contains:
- a CDS encoding TonB-dependent receptor, producing the protein MFSTLRTLLYITILLLYSFTDFSHAQQSAPTGSIHGTVADASGGAPLPGANILLINSTFGTATDAQGRYKLGNVPVGTWSLRVTFMGYEAAVITDVVVRPGRVTFVEARLTSATFETDEVEVTAGYFRKRESEPVSLAGFSGEEIRRSPGSAGDVSRIMMVLPSVAKVNDQSNSLIVRGGSPLENAFFIDGIEIPNINHFPAQGSSGGPLGILPVDMIGDVSFLAGGFPARFGDKLSAVMDITLRDGNREATDAQLDLNFAGFGAQIEGPLGSGSYLLSARRSYLDLLVKAVDVGSTVAPWYGDAHAKIVLNPSAAHRLSVLGQFSDDHNDPDAQAAVDNDMQYYGPQNIYNGTLGLSWRAMWSESVYSTSTLSYTGMWFRERFRKTGSNEDVFSNDSRESWLALRSATHVRLGAAASIEAGFDAKGLWNSYENRYAAIPDALGMSQPERLFAEDVSSTLLGLHASMSITPAAPLSVTFGLRADHSSWNSSTKLSPRVSASYRVGATTTVSAGAGIYTQTLPLLLLAQDRSNEKLRNPRSTQAVLGISQLLTESTMLTVEGYYKKGERFPIDPAQPALFLVDELSYRYGFFTGHGPLTDVGTSRSYGGEVILQKKLARDVYGLASASLSRSEYTGADGATYARVYDNRVQFNIEGGYKIDENWELSLRWIFAGGVPYTPFDIEASRANDTEVLDEARINSERHPDYHSMNLRVDHRFHFASSNLVLYLSVWNVYNRKNVAAYIWDTVNKQPKRLYQWGVLPIIGVEYEL; encoded by the coding sequence ATGTTTTCCACGCTTCGCACCCTTCTCTATATCACCATTCTCCTTCTGTATTCGTTTACCGACTTCTCTCACGCGCAACAAAGCGCTCCGACAGGCTCCATTCATGGAACCGTTGCGGATGCGTCCGGAGGAGCACCCCTGCCCGGCGCGAATATTCTTCTCATCAATAGCACGTTCGGCACCGCTACCGATGCCCAAGGCCGCTATAAGCTTGGCAACGTCCCGGTCGGGACCTGGTCGTTGCGTGTGACTTTCATGGGCTATGAAGCGGCGGTGATTACGGATGTGGTTGTGCGGCCGGGACGCGTCACGTTCGTGGAGGCACGACTCACCTCCGCTACCTTCGAAACCGATGAGGTGGAGGTGACGGCCGGATATTTCCGCAAGCGCGAGTCCGAGCCGGTGAGTCTGGCGGGCTTCTCGGGTGAAGAAATCCGTCGCTCACCCGGCTCCGCTGGCGATGTCAGCCGCATCATGATGGTGCTGCCCTCGGTGGCCAAGGTCAACGATCAGTCCAATAGCCTTATCGTTCGCGGAGGGAGTCCGTTGGAAAACGCCTTCTTCATCGATGGTATAGAAATACCGAACATCAACCATTTCCCCGCGCAGGGCAGTTCGGGCGGACCCCTCGGCATTCTGCCTGTGGATATGATCGGCGACGTGAGCTTCCTGGCCGGCGGCTTCCCCGCGCGTTTCGGCGACAAGCTCTCGGCTGTCATGGATATCACGCTGCGCGACGGTAACCGCGAAGCCACCGACGCGCAGCTTGATCTGAATTTCGCTGGCTTCGGTGCGCAAATCGAGGGTCCGCTCGGCAGCGGATCGTATCTGCTCTCGGCGCGGCGAAGCTATCTCGATCTTCTCGTAAAGGCTGTGGACGTCGGCAGCACCGTCGCTCCCTGGTATGGCGATGCGCATGCGAAAATCGTACTCAATCCCTCGGCCGCGCATCGGCTGAGCGTGCTTGGGCAGTTCAGCGACGATCACAACGATCCCGACGCGCAGGCGGCAGTGGACAACGACATGCAGTATTACGGTCCGCAGAACATCTACAACGGCACTCTGGGCCTCTCCTGGCGCGCGATGTGGAGCGAAAGCGTGTATAGCACGAGTACACTGTCGTATACGGGCATGTGGTTCAGGGAGCGCTTCAGGAAGACGGGCTCGAACGAGGATGTGTTTTCTAACGACTCGCGGGAGAGCTGGCTCGCGCTGCGCAGCGCCACGCATGTGCGCCTGGGCGCCGCAGCGTCAATTGAAGCCGGCTTCGATGCAAAGGGATTGTGGAACAGCTATGAAAATCGCTACGCAGCCATACCCGATGCGCTTGGTATGTCGCAACCGGAGCGCCTGTTTGCGGAGGACGTTTCATCCACACTGCTGGGACTCCATGCTTCGATGAGCATCACACCGGCAGCGCCACTGAGCGTCACGTTCGGACTGCGAGCGGATCACAGCAGCTGGAACAGCAGCACGAAGCTGTCGCCGCGCGTGTCGGCGTCGTACCGTGTGGGTGCAACCACGACGGTGAGCGCGGGTGCCGGCATATACACGCAGACTCTGCCGTTGTTGCTGCTTGCGCAGGACAGGAGCAACGAAAAACTTCGCAATCCGCGCTCCACGCAGGCCGTGCTGGGCATCTCGCAGTTGCTTACCGAGAGCACGATGCTAACCGTGGAGGGCTATTACAAGAAGGGCGAGCGCTTCCCCATCGATCCAGCGCAGCCGGCGCTTTTTCTGGTGGATGAGCTGTCGTACCGCTACGGATTCTTCACGGGACACGGACCGCTCACGGACGTCGGTACGTCGCGCTCGTACGGCGGAGAGGTGATTCTGCAGAAAAAGCTGGCGCGAGATGTGTACGGTCTCGCCAGCGCCTCGCTCTCTCGCTCAGAATACACCGGTGCCGACGGCGCAACCTATGCGCGCGTGTACGACAACCGCGTGCAGTTCAATATCGAAGGCGGATACAAAATCGATGAGAATTGGGAGCTGAGTCTGCGCTGGATATTTGCCGGCGGCGTACCCTACACGCCGTTCGACATCGAGGCATCGCGTGCCAACGACACCGAGGTGCTGGATGAGGCGCGCATCAACAGCGAGCGGCATCCGGACTATCATTCGATGAACCTGCGCGTGGACCATCGCTTCCACTTCGCCTCATCGAATCTCGTGCTCTACCTCAGCGTGTGGAATGTGTACAACCGCAAAAACGTTGCCGCATACATCTGGGACACGGTCAACAAGCAGCCCAAGCGCCTGTATCAATGGGGCGTGCTGCCGATCATTGGTGTGGAGTATGAGCTGTAA
- the rsmI gene encoding 16S rRNA (cytidine(1402)-2'-O)-methyltransferase yields MSDQRPEPAPSTLYVVSTPIGNMDDITLRALRILGAVDLIAAEDTRTTGNLLRHHGIGTPCLSYFSHNERQRIPQLLEHLRSGRTLAVVSDAGTPGLSDPAALLIAAVIEEGLEVIAIPGASAALAALVSSGLRMDRFHFEGFLPIKKRRQTRIRELALEARTIIFYESVHRLLKTLRELHAAMGDRRVSVSREITKKFEETVRGSFSEVIAHFEAHPPRGEFVIVVEGGDIAIEENYQKQR; encoded by the coding sequence ATGAGTGACCAACGCCCCGAACCCGCACCCTCCACGCTGTACGTCGTCTCCACGCCCATCGGCAACATGGACGACATCACCTTGCGCGCCCTGCGCATTCTCGGTGCAGTGGATCTGATCGCCGCTGAAGACACGCGCACCACCGGCAATCTGCTGCGGCACCACGGCATAGGCACGCCTTGCCTGAGCTACTTCAGTCACAACGAGCGTCAGCGCATACCGCAGTTGCTGGAGCATCTGCGCAGCGGGAGGACGCTGGCGGTGGTGTCCGACGCGGGCACGCCCGGACTGTCCGATCCCGCGGCGCTGCTCATTGCGGCCGTGATCGAGGAGGGACTGGAGGTGATCGCCATTCCCGGCGCGTCGGCAGCTCTCGCCGCGCTTGTGTCGAGCGGACTGCGCATGGACCGCTTCCATTTCGAAGGTTTTCTCCCAATCAAGAAACGCCGGCAGACGCGCATCCGCGAACTCGCGCTCGAAGCACGCACCATCATTTTCTACGAGTCCGTACACCGCCTGCTGAAAACTCTGCGCGAGCTGCACGCCGCAATGGGCGATCGCCGCGTATCCGTTTCCCGCGAAATCACGAAAAAATTCGAGGAAACAGTGCGCGGCAGCTTCTCCGAAGTCATCGCGCATTTCGAGGCGCACCCCCCGCGCGGAGAGTTCGTGATTGTGGTGGAGGGGGGAGATATTGCCATTGAAGAAAATTACCAAAAGCAGCGGTAG
- a CDS encoding DUF4249 domain-containing protein, whose product MKHLPILLMALLFISCETDVNNPDWPDHEPKLVITASVRLTTDSAFVFCRVSRTMGLGEDFRMDRAMVNDAEVNILNDGKARAIPYRQNYDPFTSDANYVAVFPRGSFTEYTLTVRRGELYARATLTIPDLPLAMDTVIVRRMQFGTWVERELQYVLRTPLNRVRYDMVLEERMGSGVWLEVPWGPWSFLDAVWTNPTTGSFRYGSYLNSIRGRYTITARSPEYNNYENSRWNSDPSGSPFEPDAKNPPFNITGDGIGFFWYELVGEPVELRY is encoded by the coding sequence ATGAAACACCTACCGATACTCCTCATGGCGTTGCTGTTCATCTCCTGCGAAACGGATGTGAACAATCCGGATTGGCCGGATCATGAGCCCAAACTCGTCATCACCGCAAGCGTACGTCTGACAACGGATTCCGCCTTTGTCTTTTGCCGTGTGTCGCGGACGATGGGATTGGGCGAGGATTTCCGCATGGATCGCGCCATGGTGAACGATGCCGAGGTGAACATCCTCAATGACGGGAAAGCGCGTGCCATTCCCTACCGGCAGAATTATGATCCCTTCACAAGCGATGCGAACTATGTGGCGGTGTTCCCGCGGGGATCGTTTACCGAGTACACGCTCACCGTGCGACGCGGGGAGCTTTATGCGCGTGCCACGCTGACTATTCCCGATCTCCCTCTCGCGATGGACACCGTGATCGTGCGGCGTATGCAATTCGGCACCTGGGTGGAGCGGGAGCTGCAGTACGTTTTACGGACGCCACTGAACCGCGTCCGCTATGATATGGTACTCGAGGAGCGGATGGGTAGCGGAGTGTGGCTCGAAGTGCCGTGGGGACCCTGGTCGTTTCTCGACGCCGTGTGGACCAATCCCACGACGGGGTCCTTCCGCTACGGTTCCTATTTGAACAGCATACGGGGTCGTTACACCATCACCGCGCGTTCCCCCGAATACAACAATTACGAAAATTCCCGCTGGAATTCTGATCCTTCCGGTTCCCCCTTTGAACCCGATGCCAAGAATCCGCCGTTCAATATCACCGGCGACGGTATAGGATTTTTCTGGTATGAGCTGGTGGGCGAGCCTGTGGAGCTTCGTTATTGA
- a CDS encoding TonB-dependent receptor, producing MSARTFFVALLLTATIDAMAQGVISGTVQEQGSGEAVIGANVVLAGTGKGAATNRYGYFAIAGLTPATYTVRISAVGYKLWTKDVVITNADEMRLRVALEPSVIELGEVSIEAERQTGEERRVSSVNLPIEQILRLPSLGGEVDVFRALQLLPGVKAASEISSGLYIRGGSPDQNLILLDRMVLYNPSHLGGFLSTFNADAINNVTLIKGAMPAEYGGRLSSVVDISMREGGQDRIRGAGGISMIDSRLTIDGPINEDATFMLSGRRVYLDWLVDLMSSEGSLNYYFYDFVAKSNYRLGENDRLFFSGFFGRDVMGEPFDDEDEFNVSWGNSSGNLRWTHIFGSKLFSNVSAVVSDYRFSSEFEEWDNTRFKAVSGILDYSLRGELEYFHSADHTVKAGAELTLHTFTSEASSNYNEFDEFDPHLPTHRGTELSLFLQDEWQVNERLTAQLGGRAFYFDRGPYFRFEPRLAAFYTLDNEVTLKAAFIGANQFLHLVTRNDISLPTDMWFPSTASLPPSYALQYVLGAGRDFYDGMYNVSIEGYYKSMKNLLEFRDNAYFSLFAPLEQELTRGDGESYGMELFIQKRKGSFTGWLGYTLAWTDRTFPELNDGRPYPPRYDRRHDISLVLNYRLGERWEFTGVWVYGTGQAFTFPVAQYQLDVNDPVKFLYSERNGYRMDAYHRLDLNFSYAFSWFGWAWKASINLYNAYNRMNPFAQYLDWDYDWDNDSSGYKMKKITLFPILPTFGLSFTF from the coding sequence TGGCGGGTACGGGCAAAGGCGCCGCGACCAATCGCTATGGGTACTTCGCCATCGCCGGACTGACACCCGCCACCTACACCGTGCGCATCAGCGCGGTGGGCTACAAGCTCTGGACCAAGGACGTTGTCATAACCAATGCCGATGAAATGCGCCTGCGCGTGGCTCTCGAACCGTCGGTCATCGAACTCGGTGAAGTGAGCATAGAGGCCGAGCGGCAGACGGGCGAAGAGCGTCGTGTCAGTTCCGTGAACCTGCCCATCGAGCAGATTCTGCGGCTGCCCTCGCTGGGCGGCGAAGTGGATGTGTTTCGCGCTCTGCAATTGCTTCCCGGCGTCAAGGCAGCTTCGGAAATCTCGAGCGGTCTGTACATCAGAGGCGGCAGTCCGGATCAGAACCTGATTCTCCTTGATCGCATGGTGCTGTACAATCCCTCGCATCTCGGCGGCTTCCTCAGCACCTTCAATGCGGACGCCATCAACAACGTCACCTTGATCAAGGGCGCCATGCCGGCGGAGTATGGCGGACGGCTCTCGTCGGTGGTGGATATTTCCATGCGCGAGGGGGGGCAGGATCGCATTCGCGGTGCGGGCGGCATCAGCATGATCGATTCGCGTCTCACCATCGACGGGCCGATCAACGAAGATGCCACGTTTATGCTCTCAGGGCGGCGCGTCTATCTGGACTGGCTGGTGGATCTGATGAGCAGCGAAGGATCGTTGAACTACTACTTCTACGATTTTGTCGCGAAGAGCAATTACCGTCTGGGTGAAAACGACCGTCTGTTTTTCTCCGGTTTCTTCGGGCGCGATGTCATGGGAGAACCGTTCGACGACGAGGACGAATTCAACGTCTCCTGGGGCAACAGCTCGGGCAATCTGAGGTGGACACACATCTTCGGGAGCAAGCTGTTCTCCAATGTCTCCGCCGTGGTGAGCGACTATCGTTTCAGCTCAGAGTTCGAGGAGTGGGACAACACGCGCTTCAAGGCGGTGAGCGGCATACTCGACTATTCGCTCCGGGGTGAGCTGGAATATTTTCATTCCGCGGATCACACGGTCAAAGCAGGAGCCGAGCTGACGCTGCACACCTTCACATCCGAGGCCTCGTCGAATTACAATGAATTCGACGAATTCGATCCGCATCTGCCCACGCATCGCGGCACCGAGCTGTCGTTGTTTCTGCAGGACGAGTGGCAGGTGAACGAGCGACTCACCGCGCAGCTCGGAGGCAGGGCGTTTTACTTCGACCGCGGTCCGTATTTTCGTTTCGAACCGCGGCTGGCGGCATTTTACACGCTGGACAATGAAGTGACGCTGAAGGCCGCATTCATCGGCGCGAATCAGTTTCTGCATCTCGTCACCCGCAACGACATTTCGCTGCCTACGGACATGTGGTTCCCTTCCACCGCTTCGCTGCCGCCGTCGTACGCACTGCAGTATGTGCTCGGCGCCGGTCGCGATTTCTACGACGGGATGTACAATGTCTCCATCGAGGGTTACTACAAGAGCATGAAAAATCTGCTCGAGTTTCGCGACAACGCCTACTTCTCCTTATTCGCGCCGCTGGAGCAGGAGCTCACCCGTGGAGACGGCGAAAGTTATGGCATGGAGTTATTCATTCAGAAGCGCAAGGGGAGTTTCACCGGCTGGCTGGGCTATACGCTGGCGTGGACAGACCGTACTTTTCCGGAACTGAACGACGGAAGGCCCTATCCGCCGCGGTATGATCGAAGGCACGACATCTCTCTGGTGCTGAATTATCGGCTCGGCGAGCGCTGGGAGTTCACCGGTGTGTGGGTGTACGGCACGGGACAGGCCTTCACTTTCCCCGTAGCGCAGTATCAGCTGGATGTGAACGACCCGGTGAAGTTTCTGTACAGTGAACGCAACGGCTATCGCATGGATGCCTATCACCGATTGGATCTGAATTTCAGCTATGCGTTCAGTTGGTTCGGCTGGGCCTGGAAAGCGAGCATCAACCTGTACAATGCCTATAATCGCATGAATCCCTTCGCGCAATATCTGGATTGGGATTACGATTGGGACAATGACAGCAGCGGTTACAAGATGAAAAAAATCACACTCTTCCCGATTCTCCCCACCTTTGGACTGAGCTTCACGTTCTGA